A region of Solibacillus isronensis DNA encodes the following proteins:
- a CDS encoding S-layer homology domain-containing protein, translating into MLKFDTSHVKNPDFKDVSTNNGYYKAIATLAQKGIIGGYSDGRYGPNDPIKRGQMASIIVKAFDLPRSTNIENPFKDLEIFYLPSHGAARSLKRRDIHTHCPRHKSE; encoded by the coding sequence ATGTTGAAATTTGATACATCCCATGTAAAAAATCCTGACTTTAAAGATGTCTCAACAAACAATGGCTATTATAAGGCGATTGCGACACTTGCACAAAAAGGCATTATTGGCGGTTACAGTGATGGGCGTTACGGGCCGAATGATCCGATAAAACGTGGACAAATGGCATCAATTATTGTGAAAGCATTTGATTTACCACGCTCAACAAATATTGAAAATCCCTTTAAAGATTTAGAAATTTTCTACCTACCGTCACATGGTGCAGCTCGTTCCCTTAAAAGAAGGGACATCCACACTCATTGTCCGAGGCACAAAAGCGAATAA
- a CDS encoding methyltransferase domain-containing protein: protein MQLSIYTKNPHARVISHLLAKNPATVYERQVKGHAVRFVYHKMTDDELYASIFVTPDSLALVKDNEAFDITHYINDREFAVSTIFLSLIRSALGTALNGKPKEEYIQFAAMDFPFTFEFGPISSRLTDEEIRNIWEPLGYEVTINTMTDAKRARFLTLANTITLKKALQQIFILIPVMDDYKHYFIDEAERERLENYGEGWLETHPMREFIYKKALRFKQLYMTEENEQKVNKPSLNTRRYETIAEAVTALKPKTVIDMGAGEGKLSMLLAQIESISKLYSVDPSNHALAKMQKRFANQQFAAPPIIKWGSLYYEDNEFTEADVFILCEVIEHIDEERLPQIMQLITQNYTPKHLIITTPNAEYNTVYELEDMRHDDHRFEWNRKQFEAWCKAVAPNYDLQFEGIGSVHEQYGAPTQMCIMTRRDSHAI, encoded by the coding sequence ATGCAATTATCTATTTACACAAAAAATCCGCATGCGAGAGTAATTTCGCATTTACTGGCGAAAAACCCGGCAACCGTTTATGAACGCCAAGTAAAAGGGCATGCAGTTCGATTTGTATATCATAAAATGACAGATGACGAATTATACGCTTCCATCTTTGTAACACCCGATTCATTGGCGCTTGTAAAAGACAATGAAGCATTTGATATTACCCATTATATTAATGACCGTGAATTTGCTGTTAGTACCATTTTCTTATCACTTATTCGTTCGGCTTTAGGCACAGCGCTGAACGGAAAGCCTAAGGAAGAATATATCCAATTTGCAGCAATGGACTTTCCGTTTACATTTGAATTTGGTCCCATTTCATCAAGGCTCACAGACGAAGAAATCCGAAACATATGGGAACCGTTAGGCTATGAAGTAACGATTAACACAATGACTGACGCTAAACGTGCCCGATTCTTAACGCTTGCAAATACCATTACGTTAAAGAAAGCACTTCAACAAATTTTTATATTAATCCCGGTTATGGATGACTATAAACATTACTTTATTGATGAAGCAGAGCGCGAGCGGTTGGAAAACTACGGTGAGGGCTGGCTTGAAACTCATCCGATGCGTGAGTTTATTTACAAAAAAGCGTTGCGATTTAAGCAATTGTACATGACAGAAGAAAATGAGCAAAAAGTCAATAAACCATCTTTAAATACGCGTCGCTATGAAACAATTGCCGAGGCAGTTACAGCATTAAAACCTAAAACGGTTATCGATATGGGGGCAGGAGAAGGGAAATTATCGATGCTTCTTGCGCAAATCGAATCGATTTCAAAGCTGTACAGTGTCGATCCTAGTAATCATGCACTTGCTAAAATGCAAAAACGTTTTGCCAACCAGCAATTTGCCGCGCCACCTATTATTAAGTGGGGATCACTTTATTATGAGGATAACGAGTTTACAGAGGCGGATGTATTTATTTTATGTGAGGTCATTGAGCATATTGATGAGGAACGACTGCCTCAAATTATGCAGCTCATCACACAAAATTATACGCCTAAGCATTTAATTATTACGACACCAAACGCAGAGTATAATACGGTTTACGAACTTGAAGACATGCGCCACGATGATCACCGCTTTGAATGGAATCGCAAGCAGTTTGAGGCATGGTGTAAAGCAGTTGCGCCAAACTATGATTTACAATTTGAAGGGATCGGTTCTGTACATGAACAATATGGTGCTCCTACTCAAATGTGTATCATGACAAGGAGAGATTCACATGCAATTTAA
- a CDS encoding DMT family transporter, whose translation MERLKGIAMIIVGSMFWGATGPMMEWLLQKTAMTAEFMLAVRLTISGILILSIVAMQRKSVFSIWKNRNHSIQLLIFSVIGMVGLQFTFVKSIEVSNAIIATLLQFLAPIFIVIYTSIIGKVLPPSSQLIGIFGTLVGLFLLLTNGSVSGLLVSNEALVWGLLLGFTYAFYTLYPARLMAEVGVIIIIGWGMIIGGLIFSVTGQLWKTEQWLLLLDPVNVVIIIATGILGSFAYILFLTSLKYISPVETSILSSIEPLTAMAISVVWLGATLYNWQYVGILLMLVFVAYLSIAGSKKSPTSNV comes from the coding sequence GTGGAACGATTGAAAGGCATAGCGATGATTATAGTAGGTTCGATGTTTTGGGGGGCTACCGGTCCGATGATGGAATGGCTCCTGCAAAAAACGGCCATGACCGCTGAGTTTATGCTTGCTGTACGGTTAACGATTTCAGGTATTTTAATACTTAGCATTGTAGCTATGCAGAGAAAATCGGTATTCTCCATTTGGAAAAACCGTAACCATTCCATACAATTACTTATTTTCAGTGTGATTGGAATGGTAGGGTTACAATTTACGTTTGTAAAGTCGATAGAAGTAAGCAATGCGATCATTGCAACACTACTGCAGTTTTTAGCGCCCATCTTTATCGTTATTTATACATCGATTATTGGGAAGGTTCTTCCACCAAGCAGTCAACTGATCGGTATTTTCGGTACGCTTGTCGGGCTGTTTCTATTGCTGACAAATGGCTCGGTTTCAGGGTTACTTGTGAGCAATGAAGCGCTTGTTTGGGGACTGCTGTTAGGATTTACGTACGCATTTTATACACTGTATCCTGCTCGGTTAATGGCTGAAGTAGGGGTAATCATAATTATCGGCTGGGGTATGATCATAGGCGGGCTTATATTCTCGGTAACGGGGCAGCTTTGGAAAACGGAGCAATGGCTGTTGCTGCTGGATCCGGTAAATGTAGTCATCATTATTGCTACGGGCATTTTGGGATCCTTCGCCTATATTTTATTTTTAACAAGCCTGAAATACATATCACCAGTTGAAACGAGTATTTTATCGAGTATCGAACCGTTGACGGCAATGGCGATTTCCGTTGTCTGGCTCGGTGCGACATTGTATAACTGGCAGTATGTCGGTATTTTATTAATGCTAGTATTTGTCGCCTATTTATCAATTGCCGGGAGCAAAAAGTCTCCCACTTCGAATGTCTAA
- a CDS encoding S-layer homology domain-containing protein — protein sequence MKKLLIFISGLALACSLPIGVTANTKQFSDVSTQYFAEAVYDLAERNIIGGYADGTFKPENSITRGQAAAIIVKC from the coding sequence ATGAAGAAATTACTTATATTCATTAGTGGGCTTGCACTGGCATGTAGCTTGCCTATAGGCGTAACAGCAAACACAAAGCAATTTTCTGACGTATCAACACAATACTTTGCCGAGGCGGTTTATGATTTAGCTGAGCGCAATATTATTGGCGGCTATGCAGATGGAACATTTAAGCCTGAAAATTCTATTACACGCGGACAGGCCGCAGCCATTATTGTAAAATGTTGA
- a CDS encoding M20 family metallopeptidase: MEAFDFFTLHEKDIKDDIKRLVLADSPSQNKELLDLCKDVLQSMFYDYFHVMATEYAMEHNGNHLRFELGEGTEQILMIGHYDTVWDKGALPYREEEDKIFGPGILDMKSGLVSAIWFFKYVQKMNLPLKRRVVFFLNSDEEIGSPTSRALIEAEAKKSVAAFILEPAVTVSGELKIARKGTSRYLLNIRGLASHAGNNPRDGVSAITEAARQILNIDALNDYEKGTTLNVGMIQGGGKLNVIPDEAHVGVDVRSVTRTEQERIDDYFEELKPYDQRTKIEIDGGINRPPMERDEDSEELFEIAQEEAEELGFDVDEASVGGASDGNFTSLYTPTLDGLGLVGDGIHAEHEHILKEHIIERFALLTNTLLEVVNEIEMEGNRDDG, from the coding sequence ATGGAAGCATTCGATTTTTTTACATTGCATGAAAAGGATATAAAAGACGATATTAAACGCTTAGTATTAGCTGATTCACCTTCGCAAAACAAAGAGCTGCTTGATCTGTGCAAAGATGTACTCCAGTCGATGTTTTATGACTATTTTCACGTAATGGCAACGGAATATGCGATGGAGCATAACGGTAATCATCTCCGTTTTGAACTGGGCGAAGGAACCGAACAGATTTTAATGATCGGCCATTATGATACTGTTTGGGACAAAGGGGCTTTGCCGTACAGGGAGGAAGAAGATAAAATTTTTGGTCCTGGTATTTTGGATATGAAATCAGGTCTAGTCAGTGCGATTTGGTTTTTTAAATATGTTCAAAAAATGAATCTGCCGTTGAAGCGTCGGGTTGTGTTTTTCCTGAACAGTGATGAAGAAATCGGAAGCCCTACATCCAGAGCGCTAATTGAAGCAGAAGCGAAAAAATCAGTGGCCGCTTTTATACTGGAGCCAGCTGTTACCGTTTCGGGCGAACTGAAAATTGCGCGGAAAGGGACTTCCAGGTATTTGCTGAACATTCGAGGGCTTGCATCGCACGCAGGCAATAATCCGCGAGATGGTGTCAGCGCGATTACTGAAGCAGCAAGGCAAATCCTGAATATAGATGCACTTAACGATTACGAGAAGGGGACAACGCTGAATGTCGGGATGATTCAGGGCGGCGGTAAATTGAACGTTATTCCTGATGAGGCGCATGTAGGGGTTGATGTCCGATCGGTTACACGAACAGAGCAGGAACGTATCGATGATTATTTTGAAGAGCTTAAACCATATGATCAGCGTACGAAAATCGAAATCGATGGGGGAATTAACCGGCCTCCGATGGAACGTGATGAAGACAGCGAAGAATTGTTCGAAATTGCGCAGGAAGAAGCCGAGGAGCTTGGTTTTGATGTGGATGAAGCGTCAGTCGGAGGTGCAAGCGACGGCAATTTCACGTCATTATACACGCCCACATTGGATGGTCTTGGACTAGTTGGTGACGGTATTCACGCAGAACATGAGCATATTTTAAAAGAACATATCATTGAACGTTTCGCACTTTTGACAAATACATTGCTGGAAGTTGTGAATGAGATTGAGATGGAGGGAAATCGGGATGACGGTTGA
- a CDS encoding ketoacyl-ACP synthase III — protein sequence MANIKINNVAIYHPENLVANEFYLEHFKEQGEDVTGFLTSMGRNKRYIIDNNENSLTMGIEAAKRVLAKAQLTGKDIDMIVFSTQVPEHTLPTNAMFVHHEIGGSNHTMMFDSNANCAGMTVAVENASHYMMSNRRINRALIIGSDANSLISNPEQAFTYANFSDAAAAVILEKTADEDTGFIDAVYEVDSANRNNIIYPKEGFSQTIGKKEHIVFTPFDGAMAIPVACEMIEELLKDNGLKIEDVNSFCLSQFALSNILKIQNHFDIPEEKIIYIGDRYGYTSTSSPFICLNEGIETGRIKRGDIVLFWTIGAGHEMVAMLFKY from the coding sequence ATGGCGAATATTAAAATAAATAACGTTGCTATTTATCATCCTGAAAATTTAGTGGCGAATGAGTTTTACTTAGAGCATTTTAAAGAGCAAGGAGAAGATGTTACCGGCTTCTTGACTTCGATGGGAAGAAATAAACGTTATATTATCGACAACAATGAAAATTCCCTGACAATGGGAATTGAAGCGGCTAAGCGAGTTTTAGCAAAGGCTCAATTAACGGGAAAAGATATTGATATGATTGTGTTTTCTACGCAAGTGCCTGAGCATACGTTACCTACAAATGCGATGTTTGTGCACCATGAAATTGGTGGATCGAATCATACAATGATGTTTGACAGTAATGCCAATTGCGCTGGAATGACGGTCGCAGTGGAAAATGCTTCACATTATATGATGTCAAACAGACGTATTAACCGCGCGCTAATTATTGGTTCTGACGCTAACAGTTTAATTTCCAATCCCGAACAGGCATTTACATATGCCAACTTCTCAGATGCAGCAGCTGCCGTTATTCTAGAAAAGACAGCAGATGAAGATACCGGGTTTATTGATGCGGTATACGAAGTGGATTCAGCGAATAGAAATAATATAATTTATCCAAAAGAAGGCTTTTCTCAAACAATCGGCAAGAAAGAGCATATCGTTTTTACACCGTTTGACGGTGCGATGGCAATTCCGGTCGCATGTGAGATGATTGAGGAACTTCTGAAAGATAACGGCTTGAAAATTGAAGATGTTAATTCGTTTTGCTTATCGCAATTTGCCCTATCGAACATCTTGAAAATACAAAATCACTTTGATATTCCAGAAGAAAAGATTATATATATAGGGGATAGATACGGCTATACGTCAACTAGCAGTCCCTTCATTTGCTTAAATGAAGGAATTGAAACAGGCCGTATTAAACGTGGTGACATTGTATTATTCTGGACTATTGGAGCTGGTCACGAAATGGTAGCAATGTTGTTTAAATATTAA
- a CDS encoding GNAT family N-acetyltransferase yields the protein MNKIRKAKVEDVTTLTEIAFKAKGYWGYSDDFMKAWKNALTITVDDIQSKVIYLLEDDMAIKGFYCLCIETNELETLFVAPTYKGQGLGKRLWNDILLKAKEYGVSSFQFKSDPNEYEFYIKMGAKRIIYVESTVIPGRIYPLMEYTLAHLPTK from the coding sequence ATGAATAAGATAAGAAAAGCAAAGGTCGAGGATGTAACGACACTGACAGAAATAGCGTTTAAAGCAAAAGGGTATTGGGGTTATTCTGATGATTTTATGAAAGCATGGAAAAATGCTTTAACAATCACAGTGGACGATATCCAGTCAAAAGTGATTTATCTGCTAGAAGATGATATGGCTATTAAGGGGTTCTATTGTTTGTGTATCGAAACGAATGAATTAGAAACCTTATTTGTAGCCCCTACATACAAAGGACAAGGGTTAGGGAAGAGATTATGGAATGATATTTTACTGAAGGCAAAAGAATATGGAGTAAGTAGCTTCCAATTTAAAAGTGATCCAAACGAATATGAATTCTACATAAAAATGGGTGCAAAAAGAATAATTTATGTTGAATCAACAGTTATACCTGGGAGGATATACCCTCTTATGGAATATACGCTTGCACATCTTCCAACAAAATAA
- a CDS encoding topoisomerase, with protein sequence MKKAIISGVVLCSILLGGCNNIEVIESEQEVVVSYNTLFAELQNEIIKSITEQTELDSDALAIMIDGGGGESTVAVGYPKDSKIEGTLIQQIVEDSVKNVSETETNSEERVKITIKIEKY encoded by the coding sequence TTGAAAAAAGCTATAATTTCAGGGGTTGTATTATGTTCAATCCTGTTAGGTGGATGTAACAATATCGAGGTAATCGAAAGCGAGCAGGAAGTTGTAGTTTCTTATAATACCTTATTTGCGGAATTACAAAATGAAATAATAAAATCGATTACAGAGCAAACGGAACTTGATAGTGATGCACTTGCAATAATGATAGATGGTGGTGGGGGTGAATCAACAGTTGCAGTAGGTTACCCAAAAGATTCAAAAATTGAAGGTACGTTGATTCAACAAATTGTGGAGGACTCCGTCAAGAATGTTTCTGAAACAGAAACAAATAGCGAAGAGAGAGTAAAAATAACTATTAAAATCGAGAAATACTAA
- a CDS encoding NAD-dependent deacylase, with protein sequence MTVETLAHLMKESNRTVVLTGAGMSTESGIPDFRSSTGLWQNIDPRIVASTESLQKNFEQFREFYQMRITALDNCEPHQGHLILADFEKRGLVSLIATQNVDQLHQQAGSKNVAELHGNIVTIRCQKCGKPHAKEQFLNNSICTYCPGKLRPNVVLFGESLPTEAWDRTLHEIHDADLVIVIGTSLEVYPVNQLPSMSKGKLVYINLEQTSTSAHYSFDLVLEGSAGEILADVHRELKDFKKL encoded by the coding sequence ATGACGGTTGAAACACTGGCTCACTTGATGAAAGAATCGAATCGGACGGTCGTGCTGACAGGTGCCGGAATGTCCACCGAATCGGGCATACCGGATTTTCGTTCGTCAACAGGCTTGTGGCAAAATATCGATCCGCGTATTGTTGCCTCTACAGAAAGTCTGCAAAAGAACTTTGAACAATTCCGCGAGTTTTACCAGATGAGGATTACTGCATTGGACAATTGCGAACCGCACCAAGGACATCTAATTTTAGCTGACTTCGAAAAGCGCGGACTTGTTTCGCTTATCGCTACTCAAAACGTCGACCAGCTTCATCAGCAGGCCGGAAGTAAAAATGTAGCGGAACTGCATGGAAATATTGTAACAATCCGCTGCCAAAAATGCGGCAAGCCACATGCAAAAGAGCAGTTTCTGAATAATAGTATTTGCACATATTGTCCTGGAAAATTACGGCCGAATGTTGTGCTGTTTGGTGAATCATTACCGACTGAGGCATGGGACCGTACGCTTCACGAAATACACGATGCGGACCTTGTTATAGTGATCGGCACAAGTTTGGAAGTATATCCTGTCAACCAGCTGCCTAGCATGTCGAAAGGGAAGCTCGTCTATATTAACCTTGAGCAAACGTCCACTAGCGCACATTATTCATTTGACTTAGTGTTGGAAGGGTCGGCCGGTGAAATTTTGGCGGATGTTCATCGAGAGTTGAAGGATTTCAAAAAGTTATAA
- a CDS encoding toxic anion resistance protein, protein MAENPLFEDLNKRAEQEPAQTTDIVEQPQKQLVSEQELSQIRQRQEQLKQQPQVQQLAEKIDVKNQIAVLEFGKETAQGISTFSDRMLATIKQSNLEKSTTLLNNLNKIMDRFDPQDFQEEQKKGFLKKLFSKSKEQLERILSKYDTMNKEVDVVYNEIQKYEVEMKRNTVQLEQMYDENLNYFHTLSEHIAAIDIKVNDLRQQLPALSAKADSGDHEAIMELETVTRGIELLEQRGYDLEMAQQVSFQSAPQIRLMQQGNNHLIGKINSAFVTTIPIFKQGLIHAVTMQRQKLVSDSMAELDRRTNEMLVRNAENVRQNSVNIARQAGSPSIKVETIETTWKTIISGIEETKQIQAETVRNREEGRKRIEQLQLEYEKLKSM, encoded by the coding sequence ATGGCTGAAAATCCATTATTTGAAGATTTAAATAAACGTGCTGAGCAAGAGCCGGCACAAACGACTGATATTGTCGAACAACCACAAAAACAACTTGTTTCGGAACAGGAGCTTTCTCAAATCCGTCAGCGTCAGGAACAGTTAAAACAACAGCCGCAAGTTCAGCAGCTTGCAGAAAAAATTGACGTGAAAAACCAAATCGCGGTTCTCGAATTCGGTAAAGAAACGGCTCAGGGCATTTCAACATTTTCAGACCGTATGCTCGCTACAATTAAACAAAGCAATTTAGAGAAATCGACTACATTACTGAACAATTTAAATAAAATTATGGACCGCTTTGATCCCCAGGATTTTCAGGAGGAGCAGAAAAAAGGCTTCCTGAAAAAGCTATTTTCGAAAAGCAAAGAGCAATTGGAGCGTATTTTATCCAAATATGACACGATGAACAAAGAAGTCGATGTCGTTTATAACGAAATTCAGAAGTACGAAGTGGAAATGAAACGAAACACCGTACAGCTGGAACAAATGTATGATGAGAATTTAAACTACTTCCATACGTTAAGTGAGCATATTGCGGCAATCGATATTAAAGTAAATGATTTACGTCAGCAGCTGCCTGCATTATCGGCAAAAGCGGATTCCGGTGATCATGAAGCGATTATGGAGCTCGAAACGGTTACACGCGGAATCGAATTATTGGAGCAACGTGGCTACGATCTTGAAATGGCTCAGCAAGTATCATTCCAGTCTGCGCCGCAAATTCGTTTAATGCAGCAAGGGAACAACCATTTAATCGGAAAAATCAACTCCGCATTTGTGACGACAATTCCGATTTTCAAACAAGGTCTGATCCACGCCGTTACAATGCAGCGTCAAAAGCTTGTTTCGGATTCGATGGCTGAACTGGACCGTCGTACGAATGAAATGCTTGTACGAAACGCAGAAAATGTCCGTCAAAATTCGGTGAACATTGCTCGTCAGGCAGGCAGTCCGAGCATTAAAGTCGAAACGATCGAAACGACTTGGAAAACGATAATTTCCGGTATTGAAGAAACAAAACAAATTCAGGCAGAAACGGTACGTAATCGTGAAGAAGGACGTAAGCGTATTGAACAATTACAGCTTGAATATGAAAAATTAAAGAGCATGTAA
- a CDS encoding GNAT family N-acetyltransferase yields MNKDEFDTYIKDKTERYAYTLEENTFEIINETSFIRAEKAVNGYLPNGFNTENHEFYNIIESEKVVGYVWIKIVEESKSAFLYEIYLKEEFRSKGIGKKVMTEVESLLAVRKIAFLKLHVFGNNEHAINLYNNLGFQVAGINMYKEIDK; encoded by the coding sequence ATGAATAAAGATGAATTCGATACATACATAAAAGATAAAACGGAGAGGTATGCTTATACTCTTGAAGAAAATACATTTGAAATAATAAATGAAACTTCTTTTATTAGAGCGGAAAAAGCGGTAAATGGGTATTTGCCAAACGGATTCAACACTGAAAACCATGAATTCTATAATATTATAGAAAGTGAAAAAGTGGTTGGTTATGTATGGATAAAAATAGTAGAAGAAAGCAAAAGTGCCTTTTTATATGAAATTTACCTCAAAGAAGAGTTTCGTTCTAAAGGGATTGGAAAAAAGGTGATGACTGAAGTTGAATCCCTTTTAGCTGTTCGTAAAATTGCTTTTTTAAAATTACATGTTTTTGGAAACAATGAACATGCAATAAATTTGTATAATAACCTGGGTTTTCAAGTAGCAGGTATCAACATGTATAAAGAAATTGACAAATAA
- a CDS encoding AAA family ATPase produces the protein MQFKLPNGAIVLLIGPSNSGKSTLLQSLVDSGQLLESEIISSDYYRRLVADIDFIDLSSVSKDDEDIIYEEYQRISEQAFHTLHTVVEARAKLNKISVIDATNLRGFERAKYFEIAKRNHVPVLALILNTSKEQLLARDELRDNPRGRKRVLQQFNTLKYELKAIKKEPFAKIYKVNDESVEIVREPNKLNLEIESGFDIIGDIHGCYDEMLVLLMELGYEQRGDVYVHPAGRRLISVGDIMSRGPKSIETMQFWLNQIEAGLSYMTDSNHGWKIARWLEGKKVSLNHGDELVEQEFTEYEKVHGEEAAKALKERFANMLLKAPSHYILTKNNRTKAVVTHAGIKDHYIGKESKRISDFCRYGDNQQTDSSSKPVRGDWFSQHKTSEMIIWGHDVKVQPFKANLTINIDQGVVFGGELTAFQYPEQTFKSVKAFANYAGTEDNPILEAKNKRFSPPNVAQFINGFAVHTTRGYEITIPKENALAAMDTFSHYTLPLEQVIYIPPTMSPTPQTSALPDYLEHPAEAFHYYKKNGIQKMIAQKKHMGSRAVIFIAKNKEVAKELINSESLGYITTRTGRAFFEQKEQQQMVEKIHAELIGKNYFEQFNTNFVLMDAEILPWNLKAQSLIDQQYETVAENALMDRYKLIEKLKATEHVDVTSWVEEYTDKYKNAARFDAVFRNYCWPTNELSGIQIAPFHILAHSSSANFHQSHSWHMKMNAYLAENSSLFIATEYRLIESEQDEQEVINWWKDMTENGHEGIVIKPFDFLAYHNGKLLQPAIKVRGREYLRIIYGMDYTNDVTMKKLKQRNSSRKMKNALLEFKLGMEGISRFVSLESSNRVHECALATLALESDTIDPRL, from the coding sequence ATGCAATTTAAACTTCCAAACGGGGCCATCGTACTTTTAATAGGTCCATCAAATAGCGGGAAATCCACATTACTGCAATCATTAGTCGATTCTGGTCAGCTTCTTGAAAGCGAGATTATTAGCTCTGACTACTATCGTAGGCTTGTGGCGGATATCGATTTTATCGACCTTTCTTCTGTATCAAAAGATGACGAGGATATTATTTATGAAGAGTATCAGCGCATTTCCGAGCAGGCGTTCCATACACTTCATACGGTCGTGGAAGCACGTGCAAAATTAAATAAAATATCGGTAATTGATGCCACGAATTTACGCGGCTTTGAACGCGCCAAATATTTTGAAATTGCCAAACGTAATCATGTACCTGTTTTAGCGCTAATTTTGAATACATCAAAAGAGCAGCTGCTTGCACGTGATGAGTTGCGTGATAACCCTAGAGGTCGTAAACGGGTGCTTCAGCAATTTAATACGTTGAAATATGAGTTGAAAGCAATAAAGAAAGAGCCATTTGCCAAAATTTATAAAGTAAATGACGAAAGCGTCGAAATAGTGCGAGAACCGAATAAGCTTAATTTAGAAATCGAAAGCGGTTTTGATATTATCGGGGATATTCATGGCTGTTATGATGAGATGCTTGTGCTCTTGATGGAGCTTGGCTATGAGCAGCGCGGCGATGTATATGTTCACCCAGCTGGCCGCCGATTAATTTCTGTAGGCGACATTATGAGCCGCGGCCCTAAATCAATTGAAACAATGCAATTTTGGTTGAATCAGATTGAAGCAGGATTAAGCTATATGACAGACAGCAATCATGGCTGGAAAATAGCGCGCTGGTTGGAAGGGAAAAAGGTATCTCTTAATCATGGGGATGAACTTGTCGAGCAAGAATTTACCGAGTATGAAAAGGTGCATGGCGAAGAGGCTGCTAAGGCACTAAAAGAGCGATTTGCTAACATGCTTTTAAAGGCACCATCACATTATATTTTAACGAAAAATAATAGGACAAAAGCTGTTGTTACACACGCCGGCATAAAGGACCATTACATCGGTAAAGAATCTAAACGCATTTCTGATTTTTGCCGTTACGGTGATAATCAGCAAACGGACAGCTCCAGTAAGCCTGTTCGCGGTGACTGGTTCTCGCAGCATAAAACGAGCGAGATGATCATTTGGGGACATGATGTGAAAGTACAGCCGTTTAAAGCAAACCTAACAATTAATATTGACCAAGGTGTTGTATTCGGCGGGGAGCTTACGGCATTTCAATATCCTGAGCAGACATTCAAAAGTGTGAAGGCATTTGCGAATTATGCCGGGACTGAGGACAACCCTATATTAGAGGCGAAAAATAAACGGTTCAGCCCGCCAAATGTTGCTCAATTTATAAATGGCTTTGCGGTTCATACAACGAGAGGGTATGAAATAACAATCCCGAAAGAAAATGCATTGGCAGCAATGGATACATTTTCTCACTATACATTACCCTTGGAGCAGGTGATTTACATTCCGCCAACAATGAGTCCAACACCCCAAACATCAGCGTTACCGGATTACTTGGAACACCCTGCAGAGGCGTTTCATTACTATAAGAAAAACGGTATTCAAAAAATGATTGCCCAGAAGAAGCATATGGGCAGCCGCGCTGTCATCTTTATTGCAAAAAATAAAGAAGTTGCAAAGGAGCTCATTAACAGTGAAAGCCTGGGCTACATTACAACACGTACAGGCCGAGCCTTTTTTGAACAAAAAGAGCAGCAACAGATGGTGGAGAAAATTCATGCTGAGCTAATCGGTAAAAATTACTTCGAGCAATTTAATACGAATTTCGTCTTAATGGACGCCGAAATTTTACCTTGGAATTTAAAAGCACAAAGCTTAATCGATCAACAATATGAAACGGTCGCTGAAAATGCGTTGATGGATCGCTATAAACTTATCGAAAAGTTGAAAGCAACAGAGCATGTGGACGTGACGAGCTGGGTGGAGGAATATACCGATAAATATAAAAATGCTGCACGCTTCGACGCGGTTTTCAGAAATTATTGCTGGCCAACGAATGAGCTTTCAGGCATACAAATAGCACCGTTCCATATTCTTGCACATAGCTCATCAGCAAACTTTCACCAGTCTCATAGCTGGCATATGAAAATGAATGCGTATTTGGCCGAAAACAGCTCGCTATTTATAGCGACAGAATACCGTTTGATTGAAAGCGAGCAGGATGAACAGGAAGTAATAAATTGGTGGAAGGACATGACTGAAAATGGTCACGAAGGTATTGTTATTAAGCCATTTGATTTCCTCGCTTATCATAATGGGAAATTACTGCAACCGGCTATAAAAGTGCGTGGCCGTGAATATTTACGAATCATTTATGGCATGGACTATACAAATGATGTTACGATGAAGAAGTTAAAACAGCGTAACTCTTCCCGCAAAATGAAGAATGCTTTATTGGAATTTAAATTAGGGATGGAAGGTATTTCACGCTTTGTAAGTTTGGAAAGCAGCAACCGTGTACATGAATGTGCACTTGCGACACTTGCGTTAGAAAGCGATACAATCGATCCGCGTTTATAA